CAacctatatataaattataacactgattgtataataatttgttCAATAGTACAAAATTACGGCAGCTGAATACTATATGGCTGTTTTGGCCATGTGGATCAAAACATATTCCCTCAAGAAAGAATTGCGTAAGCATATACAACAATCAGGCAGCATTGCcatgtgtgtatagtatacATTCTATTGGCTCTGCATGAATGCAGTTGCTGTATTCAAAGATTCATTGTCTGTCCACAAAGGATGAAATTACAAATGCTGATGTTCGTCCCTCTAATGGATCTAGTGATGACTATAGTCCTATCTgttcatgtgcatgtatatactcgCTGAAAATTTTACGAGTTTAAATTACTTCGGTATCCTGTATTTTATGTGCTAATTGTCATTATGGTTATCCATGGAACCAAGAGAGTAGAACTCTTGCCATCACACAAACAATGTTCAGAACACTCTGCAGTgcaacacacagtacacacaccaaacaATGTATTATATAGGGGTGTGATATAAAGTAAACAAATAGAAACCTTGTATCTACAAAGGCTTCACTTTCATAACGCCTACTCAGTTCACACAACtgttgtgtttgtgggtgAACTATGACAACGAAAGACTGGCAAATACAACACATGAACGTATTACCCAAACTAAGTCACAACAAGTGTAAGCATTTGCAGTACTCATTAGATTTGCTTGCATGCACAAGTGTATGGAGAATAGTCatggctagatctagtatctgCTTGGTATTACTCACTATTGTCCTAGTTAGACAAATACTCGCCGACGAGAAAAGTAAGTGcttcagtaataattatttattataataatatgatTTTGCAGTGTGTAATAATGGAACTGTAAAGCTATTTGTGGCAGGAGCTTTACTTCTGAATGAAAAGTATGTCCAGTACTGCCACAATGGAGAATGGCATTGGCTGTGTGCTGGTGGTGGAAGCTGGACAAGAGTGGAGGCCAATGTTGTGTGCAGACAACTGGGACTCAGCGGCCAAGGTACGTTACAATTTTGCTCGTTAATGAATTAGCTATCACAATCTTATATCAGGAGCCAATAAAGGGATTGATACTACACACTGTACCCCAgcgaccacccacacacacctccactcgtccctctctAGTCGTGGatccacccaccagtcttGTGGTTCCGTTAGTGCAATCTTGTCAGTGCATGAATGAATTACATACAAGCAGTTTGGTAATAAATTCACCTTTAATACAAGTCACTGCACCATATGTTTTATCGTCTCCTGTACAGGACAATCTGGGGCAGGAGTCTCGACTGGTTCTGCTACATTCTAACAGGCTTCTTTCAACTCCATTACATACAGGATGACTGAAATGAGGTGATGTTGGTGGAGATGAACAGACTGCACCTCTTGTAGCTCCTGTATACATCACATCAAAATGTATGCGACATGCTTAGTAAATAGCTTATACCTCTTTCAGAATAACCTATAGTTGTCGACAAATTACGTGCGGGACAGCAATGGATGATTTTGCTGTTAACCAATTAACGGCACACAATGTTTTCCACTCTCCATTGTCACAAAACTGCACTACCCCTTTTACTGAGTCATCCATTTCAAGTGGTTGGTCTCTGAATCGAACATCACCATCGGAACAACCTGTATAAAGATACAGCTTTCCTCATAAATTATTTAGAGCGAtgtgatagtataattatatgtaatgtTATTACCACATGTAAATCCAGCTATGTGGTTGGTAGATGATGATGAAGTGACAGGACGTCCATTAATAAAGCACTCAGTTAGGTTCTGCTCATTCGCATTGCAGGCTGGCAACGTTACACAACTTGTAGAGTTTACTGATACCTCCATGACTTGAGCTCCTGTATTCACAGTTTCAACTATACCTGTCTAGAACAATTATTGTATACGTATACCTTGAAAATCCATACCATTCTGCTTACAAGCCAGTTTTGCATGAGTGATAGTCCAGCCAGAATAACATACGCTGGTCCATTTGAACCCCGATGATGAAGACTGACAAATACTGACTGAGCTATCAGGATTCAACTCGAGCTCACCAGCGACAGTGCaagtatctataattattaagataCACGTGAAATACAAACAAATTCCATTCACCTTGTCCAGTCCCTTGTGTTATGAATGCAGCCACTAACACAAAGATTAGCATACTAGCCATTGTAGAACATGCATCTAACTTGCAACTAAATagctaaatattgctcaaccacaaatatcccccccccccgcaAATCAACAGAGACTGATTAATTAACATAATTAATGTGTTAGCAACTTATAGTTTACATAGCCACTTATTATATCAACAATGACCTAACAGTGAAACCTGATAACAGGAATTTCCGTATAGCTATACAAATACAATTAAAATTGCTGGTGATGGTGTGATGGTAGCACTCGGTCTAATGGTTTCTTCACACAAATCTAAGTCTTGTTCacttatttgctacatcctgGCATACTTCAAAAAGAGTAACGCTATAAATCCATATATGTAAACATGTTGCAAAGAATTCCaacaatacatgcataatataaCTTTCTTGATTCTACTAGTTGACCATAAAAAATAGTATTTTCAGAAGACGATCGAGTGATACAGTTTCATTCTGTGTTGCTATTGACTACTGATTGGTAGACTTGTTATGTTTATTGCAAGTTctatagccataattatgttataatgAAAACAGTCCTTGAATTGTATCGTGTTGGACTGACAGTTATTTTTGAGCATGTTACAgtttcagtacatgtattcatttgagGATATAAATGTGCGcagccttataattattattgagcaGTGTCGAGTCACAGTGGATATTTGTACATTCACAGGCTCGACTAACCATCATGCCAGCACTATTACAGCGGCATTGGGAGCAGTTATTGGTGTTCTAGTGGTCCTTCAAATAATCACTCTGATTGGTTGTGGTGTTGTTGCTAGGAGGAGAAACACTAATGGCAGCTAATGTGTAAATCAGTTATTGCCCACCTTTTAGTttattgctataataatgcatgcaGTTCCACAGGCAGAGGAACAAATCGTACGTTCTTCGAGGCGTGATAGAACATTGCCTAGTATATACTGTCCAGCTCAAATGGAGAATAAAAAACCTTGTGTCTACAAGGCATTCACTTTCATTCAATACCTACTCAGTTTAGAGAACtgttgtgtttgtgggtgACTATGACAACAAAAGACGGACAAATGCAATACATGAAAGTAATTATTACTACTAAATTAACAACTTGCAGCATTATATAGCTTgtgcacagtacatgtagactatactTAAAAATTACTGCTTACATGcacaagagtataattatagcttgaatTAGTCATGCGAATATTATCTCAGCACTACTAGGTCTAGTCGCTATTGCTTTAGTTGGACAACTCTCTGCAATAGCACAAAGTGAGTACattcactatatataatatagagaCTGATATACAGAAACATGGCATGCAGGCTGTAATAGTGAACATGTTCAACTGTCACTTAACACAACGGACAATAGAAGCTACGTTCAGTACTGCATTGATAGTACTTGGAGGACTCTGTGTACTAGATCGTGGTCGCGTGTTGAAGCGAATGTTGTATGCAGACAGCTAGGCTACAGTGACCAAGGTATGCTACAGAGCACACTATAccgtaatataattattatttcaggAGCCATAAAAGAGGTGACTGACTTTGGGGATATTCATATGGGAAAGTTCTTCATGTTCAATCAATCTTGTGCTGGTGGGGAGAATACATTAGCAGAGTGTAAGCCAACAACAACATTGGAACACTGTCGCCGTTTTTATATGCGTGAAAACAACAGACAAGGATACATTCCAGGTAACGTGATTTCTACTAAACCtaaactatattattattatagctaactGTACTGATGAATCCCTaagactggtgggtggatCCAACATAAAACaaggacgagtggaggtgtgtcagAACAAGCGATGGGGTACAATGTGCTACAACCAAGCACTAGCTGGACATGTTTGCTCTCAGCTAGGATTTCCAAGCCAAGGTAAGAAACTTATATTCACAGCAAATCAAAGCAATTTTTGTAGGAGCAGCAGCGATGGAAATGAATACAACTGGCCCACAAATTAACTGTAACATCGACACCAACAATAGGTTGAGCTGTAGGAACATCACTGACAGTGGGTTATGTCCTCGAGGTTTAGCCGTTGAGTGTCCATCGTTCAGTGATACAATAGCTACCAGTGCACTAGGAGCAGTGATTGCATTTCTTGTATTACTGGAAGTAGGGACAGTTATTGCGTGGGTGGCTTGTACTGTCACAAGGAAAAGGAACTCAAGTCCAACAAAACCAAGGTATTCAATTTGCTAAATTTGCCCTAttaaaaaagcaaaaaattatCCCGTAACATGCAGAATTCTATTACAAGGGAATGAGAGCTGCACTGACACAACTATATAGAACCGAGCTACAGTTCACTAGGTCCTAACTACAATACTGTGACTACAAGCGATGAAGGAATTGGAGAATATGATGTCATTGATCACAAAAAACAGAAACTGAAACCAGCcaacccaccaccagtgaAGATTGAGGCCAGTAAAAGTGATGATGAGTTCTTCAATACAGAGGTTcatatgtacacatgcagccgTCAATAAGGAGAAAAGGAATAATGTTGGAGGAGAATGAACCTTGCAACTACAGTTATATACATAGCTATAGTGTGTAGAGACACACTTGCAGTCTGTCATCATACAAAGTACTTACATGATTAATGCATAAACCTTTGTGTATGCATCATAACACTGATTGTACAACAGTAATCACAATTCACAGTTGAATCATGAGGTAAAAACAATCAAAGAATGAATACTGGGTCTTCTTGAAAGTTATCTCTAGGGCTGTTGAGCAACTGTTAGAATAATGTTATTGTGTTTTCAGGGACTGACACTAAACAAACGTATCACTTGCTGTGTACAGAATGAGTTCCATTGGCTATGCAGTCACTGTACTCAAGAACTTATTGTAAAAAAGATGAAATTACAACTGCTgatggctataataattatagggatgACACAGTTGTACAAAATCCAAAAGCTCGATTACATTTTGCTACCATTGTATATGTATCCATGGTGATGTCCGTATATATATGTAGAGTGGACCAGAGGACTAGGTAGCTGCCTGGAGTGTTTCAGGTCCATGATGTTAATGGAATGCGGAGAAGGGCATGCAGGAGATCAGGTGATCTACCAGGGCTAATAtacctgtgtacgtgtgtgctaACCTCATAGTGTCTAGGAACTGAATTCCAAGAAAACCATTTAGACTGTACATTTTATATGTTGATTGAGAATCAGAACCAATCAGATTTATTTGGACACACATTACATCACCTGAACCACAACTCACATTAGTAGTTACCTCACATCCTTGAGACTGTGATAAAGTATAATCAAAGGAGAGAATAGAAATTCTGAGTCACTAATATCTAACTAAAACACTGATTTTACTAATGaacaaacagacacacacaaattgCAAGGTCTCTATAAGACAGTCACATGATGCAGTATAaaatataatacatgcacaatatTCAGTTTTCTCAATGCTTGAGTGTGGAGTAATCCTCTTCACACAGCCACACCTTGCTGTCCGTTTTGCTTGACATTGGCACTTCGTAGTTACTAGCCTCACTGTACACACCGTCACAGCCCGCtccctccacaccctcacaccttcCACTCTCCACCACATGGTAGTTCTGCTCCTCGTCTATAGGATTGAGCTGATTTGAGCGACGATTCGTGTTCTTATCGCGCTCAAGTATtgagtaggtgtggtcttGTTCATTGCCATTGGCAACTTGTTCGTAGGTGGGTCCACTGGAGCTGTATGCACTGTGTACTTCCATGCTTGTATTGTATACTGGGTTGTTCAGTTGTCGTTGAATTGTTGAGAGCTCTTGCACTTGAGAAGTATTGTACCTGCATCGATACAGAGGTGTTCACTTATTATTGGAACTGAACGTGGACAATGTATACAATACACCTGAATAAAaacatgctacatgtatatagtgctTTCAAATAAAATTATTCAGCTGGTTCTCTTgtcaacaaataattattcatgaaaCAACAACACACTCAATGGAATACATATGCTCAATGAACTACTCACTCAGCTTGCTGTTTCTGTGACCTGCGTTTCTCCAATACACAGCAAGTTACAGTCAATCCAATAGCAAGTCCCAGGAGTGCAACCACCAGAAGACCAATCACTCCTCCCAAGGCTGCAATAGGGCTACCAGCATTGTCACAGCTTTGTACTTCATCAGCTAGTGTGATTGTGGTTGGTTCAGGACACGTCTGAAGGGCTTGTTCTATTGTTATTTTAATAACTGAGCTGATAACATCTTGGTATGTCTTGCACACAACACCAAGATCCATGGAATCATCAACAGACTGGTCTGCAATATCCACACAGTGGAGGACACTATTCATTATTACACAGCTTCTTGTTGGAGCTGTTCCATTGCCAAAAGTAGTGACTGCTTCTGAacctataacataattattagatgcACATGGCAACCATCACTGTCCCTACCTTCAGTTGGGAAACCCAGTGTAGAGCAAACAAATTCAACCAGTTGGGAATTGTTTGTTTGAACAGCTCCCCAGcgaccgcccacacacacctccactcgtccctctctCACGCTGGACCCATCCACCAGTCTTATGGTCCCGTTAGTGCAGTCGGCTACAACTCATaaacattattatactcaGCTGTTTTTAACAAAATATTTACCTAATAGACACATTATTTCAGGATGACTTTTCTCGGTACCACTGCAGCCACCTCTGCAAGTATCAAAATCTCTTTGGTTGATTCCACATTCTTCAAACGTATTCTCTGTTCCACTACACTTACTAACATCAATGTAATTCAGACCGGTTGAGACAAAGCATGATCGTTCCACACTTGCCCCTGTGGGACCCAAAGAACTAGCAAAGCATACATTGTACTGACAAATGtaccattattattgtagcCCAGCAGTCTGCAAGCAATGTTAGCTTGATAAGCACGCCATTGGTAGCCTTTCTCACACACAGTTTTCCATTCTTGATCAGAGCAAACATTGACTCTACCATCATCTCGTATCTGTACCTTTCCATTGATGCAGCCTGAGGGAGTAAACTTGCAATCTAATCATAGAAGTATACAAGAACTTTACCTTGAACAGCTTTAGAAGCAACAAAGAGGattgcaatcaatatcagagTGTTCATATCTCACTAGCTATAGTATTATTTAAAGCACTTTATTCTAACTGCCTGTTATTTCTGTAGCTTCCTTTAAATTGCGTAAGTTGCGTTTGCTTTTCAAGTTGACAAACATCAatctataaattattgtatGAATCACTATATTATGGATTGTCACAACATAATGAAACTGAGTTCCTGAATGTTGTCAGGTTTCAGACAGCAGTTAATGTATAGTGTAGAGGGgattatgacagtaaacctcccgactacAAGGGCGTAAAGGAAAAGAGAGCTTGTCCACACCAGGGctgctgtccacactcaaatccttgcgcagggacagaatatgagcagccagcccctccctcaaagcgaacggtacagagccactcccccctctgttcaattagtcagcctctccctccacttactgcgcagcaaccagccagctagctctagatggtgtctagaccagctctctcttcagctatgccaggctagtcacaaggcaagcaaaggtaagcttaaaatagccactcctatattattactaaactggcttctttttatttaaatacagaagctgaactagtgctagtgagcaaggctcagcctgagccctagccctctcccagagtgtctctaaagcagctccttctgcaagcacacagcagaatttttgatgaactagtctacagactac
The Halichondria panicea chromosome 11, odHalPani1.1, whole genome shotgun sequence DNA segment above includes these coding regions:
- the LOC135344149 gene encoding scavenger receptor cysteine-rich domain superfamily protein-like, with the protein product MNTLILIAILFVASKAVQGCINGKVQIRDDGRVNVCSDQEWKTVCEKGYQWRAYQANIACRLLGYNNNGASVERSCFVSTGLNYIDVSKCSGTENTFEECGINQRDFDTCRGGCSGTEKSHPEIMCLLADCTNGTIRLVDGSSVREGRVEVCVGGRWGAVQTNNSQLVEFVCSTLGFPTEGSEAVTTFGNGTAPTRSCVIMNSVLHCVDIADQSVDDSMDLGVVCKTYQDVISSVIKITIEQALQTCPEPTTITLADEVQSCDNAGSPIAALGGVIGLLVVALLGLAIGLTVTCCVLEKRRSQKQQAEYNTSQVQELSTIQRQLNNPVYNTSMEVHSAYSSSGPTYEQVANGNEQDHTYSILERDKNTNRRSNQLNPIDEEQNYHVVESGRCEGVEGAGCDGVYSEASNYEVPMSSKTDSKVWLCEEDYSTLKH